The following proteins come from a genomic window of Paenibacillus wynnii:
- a CDS encoding glycosyltransferase family 2 protein gives MSNSSKLFKPRIGKGSSKSGKSAKSSSSAPRRSSRKPKSGRSLRLIPGFRSSLSVIISARDEEETLFQVLKQVMRLRPVEIIVVLNGCKDRSFQRARLCKQAVVVHCPESAGHDVGRAIGAKLSRGDILLFLDGDMVIPAPQLISFPAAIDRGGDVALNDIDPLLPNFAHWDEVTRCKLFLNSVLGRTDLGTSSITAVPHALSRRAVETIGCQYLMVPPKAHAVAIMEKLKVEKAGTVNVINQNRQRKANTGEGNAMARLISGDHAEALHEVLARGGSKGLEGSNGAESRRQTAVWRNGI, from the coding sequence ATGAGTAACAGCTCCAAGCTTTTCAAGCCTAGAATCGGGAAGGGTTCCTCTAAATCCGGCAAGTCGGCTAAATCCTCATCCTCTGCACCTCGTCGGTCGTCGCGAAAACCTAAGTCAGGTCGATCCCTTCGCTTGATTCCTGGCTTTCGCAGCAGCTTATCCGTCATAATCTCGGCGCGGGACGAAGAAGAGACGTTATTCCAAGTGCTTAAGCAGGTAATGCGTCTCCGACCGGTAGAGATTATTGTCGTTCTCAACGGATGCAAGGACAGAAGCTTTCAACGTGCCAGATTGTGCAAACAGGCGGTGGTTGTTCATTGTCCGGAATCTGCCGGGCATGATGTAGGCCGGGCTATAGGTGCGAAGCTGAGTCGCGGTGATATCCTGCTTTTTCTCGATGGTGATATGGTTATTCCTGCGCCTCAACTGATTTCGTTTCCGGCGGCGATAGATCGGGGAGGAGATGTAGCGCTTAATGATATAGATCCACTACTCCCAAATTTTGCTCACTGGGACGAAGTGACACGCTGCAAGCTTTTCCTAAATTCAGTTCTTGGGCGGACAGATTTGGGCACGAGTTCTATAACTGCAGTTCCGCATGCTCTTTCGCGGAGGGCGGTGGAGACGATTGGCTGTCAGTATTTGATGGTTCCTCCGAAAGCTCATGCCGTTGCGATAATGGAAAAGTTGAAGGTGGAAAAAGCAGGCACTGTGAATGTGATAAACCAAAATCGGCAGCGTAAAGCCAATACAGGTGAGGGTAATGCTATGGCGAGGCTGATATCCGGTGATCATGCCGAAGCTCTTCATGAGGTACTGGCGCGGGGAGGAAGCAAGGGGCTTGAGGGGAGCAACGGCGCTGAGAGCCGCCGGCAAACGGCAGTATGGAGGAATGGCATATGA
- a CDS encoding glycosyltransferase family 2 protein, protein MSLKTKRSLARRTGRRLSRKLRRPARPARETAALVNHPEPLVSVIIPAMNEAGTIARAIAGARGVHPRCEVIVVANGSADRTVEIAQSCGARVISYAEPLGHDVGRSIGAEVAKGEILLFTDGDLVLSSAQLRPFVMAVSGGVDVALNNYSGPVHRSRPHPVVLSKHVLNIILQRPDLKGCSMTAVPHALSRRAFQVLGSDLLSRPPVAYVHAVMEGLRVEPVHIVPVGKINAVRRKKGGRDPLQQLVIADHLEAIALLLKRRGSRAGFTDGIRRREMVR, encoded by the coding sequence ATGAGCTTGAAAACAAAAAGATCTCTTGCCCGCCGCACGGGGCGGCGGCTTTCCCGTAAATTAAGGCGCCCCGCTCGTCCTGCGCGAGAAACCGCAGCACTGGTGAATCACCCTGAGCCCTTGGTGTCCGTTATTATTCCGGCCATGAATGAAGCTGGGACCATAGCCAGAGCGATTGCCGGGGCAAGAGGTGTTCACCCTCGATGTGAGGTAATCGTAGTAGCTAACGGTTCTGCGGATAGGACAGTGGAAATTGCCCAATCCTGCGGAGCTCGGGTGATTTCCTATGCGGAACCGCTCGGACATGATGTCGGCCGCAGCATCGGGGCTGAAGTAGCAAAGGGTGAAATTCTGTTGTTTACCGATGGTGATCTTGTACTTTCCTCAGCCCAACTCCGTCCCTTTGTGATGGCTGTGAGCGGCGGGGTTGATGTAGCCTTGAATAATTATTCCGGACCGGTCCATCGATCCCGCCCACATCCAGTTGTACTCTCCAAGCATGTGCTGAATATTATTCTTCAACGTCCCGATTTGAAGGGCTGTTCTATGACTGCAGTTCCGCATGCTTTAAGCCGAAGGGCATTTCAAGTTCTAGGGAGTGACTTGCTGTCCAGACCCCCTGTTGCCTATGTTCATGCCGTCATGGAGGGGCTTCGGGTGGAACCTGTGCATATTGTGCCTGTAGGAAAAATAAATGCTGTCCGCCGCAAGAAGGGTGGAAGAGATCCCTTGCAGCAGCTTGTGATCGCTGATCATCTGGAGGCAATTGCTTTGTTGCTTAAAAGGCGGGGGAGTCGGGCCGGTTTCACTGACGGAATCCGGCGCCGCGAGATGGTGAGGTGA
- a CDS encoding CgeB family protein, which yields MPIPPYPLTVAEEEKLRGRLTGFKGGYDEGYLRGRLAILNGRVEEPLPVRNIHVMYVASGKGYPYSPLDDAVLSSLQSLTTEVTVTDVRQNLVELAAVKRPDLVLVLDGMDLPLDQIATLRESGIRTAIWLTDDPYYTDFTVKIVNHYDYVFTLERNCIDFYKGLGCAEVHYLPFGAHRDHYRPTITRSPVVRDISFIGSAYWNRVDFFRPLMPELMEFNTVINGIWWDRLPEAPMYGERIEIGKWMTPQETATAYSGSKIVINLHRSHIDDVVNNNTLLIPAASPNPRTFEIAASGTLQLCDAREDLGSFYKPGEEIETFSNPQELMDKIRFYLSHEEERRAIALRALERTIKDHTYNKRLNQLLTVIFG from the coding sequence ATGCCTATTCCACCGTACCCGCTGACGGTTGCGGAAGAAGAAAAACTTAGAGGAAGATTGACTGGCTTCAAAGGCGGTTACGATGAGGGTTACCTCAGAGGAAGATTAGCTATACTGAATGGCCGTGTAGAAGAACCGCTTCCTGTGCGAAATATTCATGTCATGTATGTAGCATCCGGTAAAGGTTATCCTTATTCTCCTTTGGATGACGCTGTTCTTTCATCGTTGCAAAGCCTGACGACGGAAGTAACGGTAACGGATGTACGTCAGAATCTGGTTGAGCTTGCAGCTGTTAAACGGCCGGACTTAGTGCTTGTACTGGATGGTATGGATTTGCCCTTAGATCAGATTGCTACCCTCCGGGAATCCGGTATCCGTACCGCCATATGGCTCACGGATGATCCGTATTATACGGATTTTACGGTGAAAATTGTAAACCACTATGATTATGTGTTCACGCTGGAACGGAATTGTATCGATTTTTACAAAGGTTTGGGCTGTGCGGAGGTACACTATTTGCCTTTTGGCGCTCACCGGGATCACTATCGCCCAACGATAACACGTTCACCTGTGGTCCGTGATATCAGTTTTATTGGCTCCGCTTATTGGAACAGAGTGGATTTCTTCCGTCCCCTTATGCCGGAGTTGATGGAATTCAATACCGTCATTAACGGGATTTGGTGGGATCGTCTTCCTGAAGCGCCGATGTATGGTGAACGGATCGAGATTGGTAAATGGATGACTCCTCAAGAAACTGCAACAGCGTACAGCGGATCCAAGATCGTAATTAACCTGCACAGATCCCATATTGATGATGTCGTTAATAACAATACCCTTCTAATCCCAGCGGCTTCGCCCAATCCGCGGACCTTCGAGATTGCTGCCTCTGGAACGTTGCAGTTATGCGATGCCAGAGAAGATTTGGGATCCTTCTATAAGCCGGGTGAAGAAATTGAGACCTTCAGCAACCCGCAGGAATTGATGGATAAAATCCGTTTTTATCTGTCTCATGAGGAGGAACGTCGAGCTATTGCGCTGCGTGCCTTGGAGCGTACGATTAAGGATCATACGTATAATAAACGCCTGAATCAGCTTTTGACCGTTATCTTTGGATAG
- a CDS encoding nucleoside-diphosphate sugar epimerase: MKKTVIILSKFLSSTYSPNVITSTVQAYAAYAVAGRLSKGDMKVQNKITKVLQHMAHTHEQMARILDAERHVAVRMSQIVHDLPDADPDLGDTSGLIESSSQVNKSIIAYLNALADLEEAMAEGVGRVIKELNGQEEE, translated from the coding sequence TTGAAAAAAACGGTAATCATTCTCTCCAAATTTCTTTCCTCTACATATTCTCCGAACGTTATCACCAGCACCGTACAGGCTTATGCCGCATATGCTGTAGCAGGGCGTTTGAGCAAAGGAGACATGAAGGTGCAGAATAAAATAACAAAAGTGCTGCAGCACATGGCCCATACGCATGAGCAGATGGCAAGAATTCTGGATGCCGAACGCCACGTGGCTGTCCGGATGTCGCAAATTGTTCACGATCTGCCGGATGCGGACCCGGATTTGGGTGATACCAGCGGTTTGATCGAAAGCTCGAGTCAGGTTAACAAGAGCATTATTGCTTACTTGAACGCACTTGCCGATCTGGAGGAAGCTATGGCTGAAGGGGTAGGCAGGGTGATCAAGGAATTAAACGGGCAGGAAGAAGAGTAA
- a CDS encoding AAA family ATPase, with amino-acid sequence MNNSLLYLRHAELLRDKVSSFHNYPFHLPAVRTLERLVFEKQVTFLVGENGTGKSTLLESIAAAWGFNPEGGTLNFSFNTRPSHSILHEFIRIARGTQRPKDGFFLRAASYYNVASYIDQLDEEPGGPPIRNSYGGKSLHEQSHGESFFAAFIHRFRGRGLYILDEPEAALSPLRQMSLLVRLHELVQQNSQFIIATHSPILMSYPNADILLLEGEGIRQVALEETEHYTVTKAFMNDREGMLNELLSPE; translated from the coding sequence ATGAATAACAGCTTGCTGTACCTGCGTCATGCGGAACTGCTCCGTGATAAGGTCTCATCATTTCATAACTATCCATTCCATTTGCCTGCGGTGCGTACACTGGAGCGACTCGTTTTTGAGAAGCAGGTCACCTTTTTAGTAGGAGAAAACGGGACAGGGAAATCAACCCTGCTGGAGAGCATCGCTGCCGCCTGGGGCTTTAACCCTGAAGGTGGAACACTTAATTTCTCGTTTAACACCCGACCCTCTCATTCAATCCTGCATGAGTTCATAAGAATTGCCAGAGGGACTCAGCGACCTAAGGACGGCTTTTTTCTAAGGGCGGCAAGTTACTATAATGTGGCATCCTATATTGATCAGTTGGATGAGGAGCCCGGGGGTCCCCCTATCAGGAACTCCTACGGAGGCAAGTCCTTGCACGAGCAATCCCATGGTGAATCTTTCTTCGCTGCGTTCATTCATCGCTTCAGAGGACGGGGCCTATACATCCTTGATGAACCTGAAGCCGCTCTTTCTCCCCTTCGGCAAATGTCACTGCTGGTGCGTTTACATGAACTCGTTCAGCAGAACTCGCAGTTTATTATCGCTACTCATTCCCCCATTCTGATGTCCTATCCGAATGCGGATATACTTCTGCTGGAGGGTGAAGGCATCCGCCAAGTTGCTCTGGAAGAAACCGAGCATTACACCGTTACCAAAGCATTTATGAATGACCGCGAAGGCATGCTGAACGAGCTGCTGAGCCCGGAGTAA
- a CDS encoding 5'-deoxyadenosine deaminase: MRNILIKNAEIITMNKQEEIIQGDIRIKDGIIIEIGSGLTPRGDEKIIDATNRTVIPGFIQTHIHLCQTLFRGKGDDLELMDWLRNRIWPLEAAHDEESIYYSAMLGIGELITSGTTTIVDMETVHHTDYAFQAIAQSGIRALSGKVMMDQKNTDIPQALQEDTLSSLQESVDLLEKWNGYGEGRIQYAFSPRFVISCTEPLLTEVRDLSARYGVKVHTHASENLGEIEIVKAMTGMRNVVYLDHLGLANDRLILAHCVWLDEEEHRILHDRGVHVSHCPGSNLKLASGVADIPGMLHEHISLSLGADGAPCNNNLDMFNEMRLAALIQKPLHGPTTMDARSVFRMATIGGARAVGMEDLIGSIEVGKKADLAILNLYNFHTFPSYDVDPISRIVYSATRADVETTIVDGKILMERGIHQTVDKEIVLREANRSIKRLLRTTSLV, translated from the coding sequence ATGAGAAATATACTGATCAAGAATGCGGAAATCATAACGATGAATAAGCAGGAGGAAATCATTCAGGGTGACATTAGAATCAAGGACGGCATAATCATTGAAATAGGTAGCGGGCTGACTCCCCGTGGTGACGAGAAGATCATAGACGCTACCAACCGTACGGTCATTCCGGGTTTTATACAAACGCACATCCATTTATGCCAAACGTTGTTCAGAGGCAAAGGGGATGATCTGGAGCTTATGGATTGGCTGCGCAATCGGATCTGGCCCCTGGAGGCTGCGCATGATGAGGAGTCCATCTATTATTCCGCTATGCTGGGAATTGGAGAGCTAATTACCAGCGGAACTACAACAATTGTTGATATGGAGACGGTACATCATACAGATTATGCCTTTCAGGCTATTGCCCAGAGCGGGATAAGAGCCTTGTCAGGAAAGGTGATGATGGATCAAAAGAATACAGATATTCCTCAAGCCCTTCAGGAGGATACCTTATCCTCTCTGCAAGAGAGTGTAGATTTGCTGGAAAAGTGGAACGGCTACGGGGAGGGCCGCATTCAATACGCATTTTCACCGCGGTTTGTAATCTCCTGTACGGAACCCTTGCTAACGGAAGTGAGGGATTTGTCAGCCCGTTATGGAGTGAAGGTTCATACTCATGCTTCCGAGAATCTGGGGGAAATTGAAATTGTAAAGGCTATGACCGGTATGCGCAATGTGGTCTATCTAGATCATTTGGGGTTGGCCAATGACCGTTTGATTCTGGCTCACTGTGTCTGGCTGGATGAGGAGGAACATCGAATTCTACATGACCGGGGTGTTCATGTGAGCCACTGCCCAGGTTCCAATCTGAAGCTGGCTTCAGGTGTGGCAGACATACCTGGAATGCTGCATGAGCATATTTCATTAAGTCTTGGTGCGGATGGAGCACCTTGCAACAATAATCTGGATATGTTTAACGAAATGAGGCTGGCGGCACTCATCCAAAAGCCGTTGCACGGACCAACAACGATGGATGCGAGAAGCGTATTCCGTATGGCGACGATAGGCGGAGCGCGGGCAGTGGGCATGGAGGACCTAATTGGTAGTATTGAAGTGGGCAAGAAGGCAGATCTTGCTATTCTTAATCTATATAATTTCCACACCTTTCCTTCCTATGATGTTGACCCTATCTCCCGTATTGTCTATTCAGCCACTCGGGCGGATGTGGAGACAACCATCGTCGACGGCAAGATCTTAATGGAGAGAGGGATACATCAAACGGTTGATAAAGAGATTGTTCTCCGTGAAGCAAATCGTTCTATCAAAAGACTGCTAAGAACCACATCTTTGGTTTAA
- a CDS encoding GNAT family N-acetyltransferase, with product MTSTIRAGRQVESEQIMELIARCVQVMQDGGSDQWDESYPNREVIQEDLEQSNLYVCEVEGAIAGIVVLDENQAEEYGAIHWVQNQGPHLSMHRLAVHPEAQGKGIARRLIAFAEDHAVRGGYTSIRLDTYAKNSSALRLYKSLEYDLRGEVNFPGRTASFPVFEKVIG from the coding sequence GTGACAAGTACTATTCGAGCAGGACGCCAAGTTGAGAGTGAACAGATTATGGAACTGATTGCCCGGTGCGTCCAGGTGATGCAGGACGGTGGAAGTGATCAGTGGGATGAAAGCTATCCTAATAGGGAAGTGATCCAGGAGGATCTGGAGCAGAGTAATTTGTATGTATGTGAAGTAGAAGGTGCCATCGCAGGCATAGTCGTATTGGATGAAAATCAGGCAGAAGAGTATGGGGCTATCCACTGGGTGCAGAATCAAGGGCCTCATCTAAGCATGCACAGACTGGCTGTGCATCCGGAAGCTCAGGGTAAGGGGATCGCTCGCAGACTGATCGCTTTCGCGGAAGATCATGCCGTACGCGGCGGTTATACCAGCATCCGTCTAGATACTTATGCGAAGAATTCTTCTGCATTGAGGTTATATAAAAGCTTGGAATATGACCTTAGGGGGGAAGTGAACTTCCCGGGAAGAACAGCGAGCTTTCCGGTGTTTGAGAAAGTAATAGGTTAG
- a CDS encoding glycosyltransferase family 2 protein — protein MTMTSIIIPNYNGLHQLRACVDSIREYTASPYEIIVVDNGSEDGTTTYCRSEKITFISLPANAGFPVACNLGLQLACGDELLLLNNDVIVSRNWLTNLKRALYSAPDIGIVGPITNYASGRQQVKTYYEDIPAFHKITETSNVPDPSKWRETHRLVGMCFLFKREVLDVVGLLDERFSPGHYEDDDYCFRVRLFGYRLLIAGDALVHHEGSVSFKQVYHGGWQELVERNRKLFIEKWNTDPAAFI, from the coding sequence ATGACGATGACCAGCATCATTATCCCAAACTATAATGGTCTTCATCAGCTTCGGGCCTGTGTGGATTCAATCAGAGAATATACGGCAAGTCCTTATGAGATCATTGTTGTAGATAACGGTTCCGAGGATGGCACAACAACCTATTGCCGCTCTGAAAAAATAACCTTCATCTCTTTGCCAGCCAATGCCGGTTTCCCGGTAGCCTGTAATTTGGGATTACAGTTAGCTTGCGGAGACGAGCTGCTGCTCCTGAATAATGATGTTATTGTATCCCGGAACTGGTTGACCAATCTAAAACGGGCCTTGTATAGCGCTCCTGACATCGGCATTGTTGGACCCATTACGAATTATGCCAGTGGAAGGCAGCAGGTGAAAACTTATTATGAGGATATCCCGGCTTTTCATAAAATTACGGAAACATCCAATGTTCCCGACCCGTCCAAATGGAGAGAGACTCACAGACTTGTGGGGATGTGCTTTCTCTTCAAGCGAGAAGTATTAGACGTTGTAGGCTTGCTTGACGAGCGATTCTCTCCCGGGCATTACGAGGATGATGATTATTGCTTCCGCGTACGATTGTTCGGATATCGGCTGCTTATTGCCGGCGATGCTCTGGTACACCATGAAGGAAGCGTAAGCTTCAAGCAGGTATACCATGGAGGATGGCAAGAGCTGGTTGAGCGGAATCGCAAGCTTTTTATAGAGAAGTGGAATACCGATCCTGCAGCTTTTATATAG
- a CDS encoding CgeB family protein, with protein MKKEHKREYRSGYQEGYHLGMCEAVRKLNPGQVEPCRPFKLMYVPQGFEAIDTGVTEALSLLVSELILSTPEAMLETAARERPGAVLVMNGLHVFPENHLDQITEIRNLGIPTAIWFVDDPYFTEDTSVICRFYDHVFTHELGCVDFYRSLGVASVHYLPLCVNTKMFYPRRTGPKYQYDIVFIGNAFFNRTELFDRLAPYLSRKKTLIAGGFWERLTTYDKLSPFISHGFIPPEETANYYSGAKLVINIHRPWEAGQDNRNTFQLPSRSINPRTYEINACGTMQLTDIRDDLGNFYRPGYDLDTFGSAEELQAKMEHYLTHEKERRQFALRGLHTTLRRHTFTSRMPQLLDVIAKRV; from the coding sequence ATGAAAAAAGAGCACAAGCGGGAATACCGCAGTGGCTATCAGGAAGGGTACCATCTCGGAATGTGCGAGGCAGTGCGCAAGCTTAATCCTGGTCAGGTAGAGCCATGCAGGCCATTTAAGCTAATGTATGTTCCCCAAGGGTTCGAAGCGATTGATACGGGGGTAACGGAGGCGTTGAGTCTTCTGGTAAGCGAGCTAATACTTAGCACCCCGGAAGCAATGCTGGAGACTGCGGCAAGGGAACGGCCGGGGGCCGTACTCGTGATGAATGGACTGCATGTATTTCCAGAGAATCATCTAGATCAAATCACAGAGATACGCAATCTGGGTATCCCTACTGCAATATGGTTTGTCGATGATCCTTATTTCACGGAGGATACCTCAGTCATTTGCAGATTTTATGATCATGTGTTTACGCACGAACTGGGTTGTGTCGATTTCTACCGCTCTCTCGGTGTAGCTTCGGTTCATTACTTACCGCTATGTGTTAACACGAAAATGTTCTACCCCCGACGGACGGGGCCCAAATACCAATATGACATTGTATTTATTGGGAATGCCTTCTTTAATCGAACGGAGCTGTTTGATCGGCTGGCTCCTTATTTAAGTCGTAAAAAGACGCTAATAGCCGGCGGGTTTTGGGAGAGGTTAACCACCTATGACAAGCTGTCTCCTTTTATTAGTCATGGATTTATCCCTCCGGAGGAAACAGCCAATTACTACAGCGGAGCGAAGCTTGTCATCAATATTCACCGGCCGTGGGAAGCGGGGCAGGATAACCGGAATACATTTCAGCTGCCCTCGAGGTCGATTAATCCCCGCACCTATGAGATTAACGCATGCGGAACCATGCAGCTTACAGATATTCGGGATGATCTGGGTAATTTCTACCGTCCCGGCTATGACCTCGATACCTTCGGTTCTGCCGAAGAGCTGCAAGCTAAAATGGAACACTATTTGACCCATGAAAAGGAACGTCGACAGTTCGCCTTAAGAGGCCTGCATACAACGCTGAGGAGGCATACCTTCACTTCGCGTATGCCGCAGCTTCTCGATGTTATTGCCAAGCGCGTGTAA
- a CDS encoding sugar phosphate nucleotidyltransferase, giving the protein MKGVILAGGTGSRLYPLTRLMNKHLLPVGKYPMVCYGIDRLRRCGITDILLVISKQSAGLYMDFLGSGASFGVTLTYKIQEAAGGIAEALELAKGFVPSGERFLVLLGDNLFLDDLTPYVDSYLRQPAGTAKVLLKPVNDARRYGVPVFDSQNSAWIAYIEEKPQHPKTGYCVTGIYMYDEAVFDIIRRVSPSNRGELEITDVNNIYAADRKLSYDILKEWWSDAGTFQSLREAGEKLRDALP; this is encoded by the coding sequence GTGAAAGGAGTCATACTGGCGGGCGGAACAGGATCTAGGCTATATCCGCTGACCCGGCTTATGAACAAACATTTGCTTCCGGTCGGCAAATATCCAATGGTGTGCTACGGTATTGACCGGCTGCGCCGGTGTGGTATAACCGATATTCTTCTCGTCATCAGCAAACAGTCAGCTGGACTGTATATGGATTTTTTGGGTAGTGGTGCTTCATTCGGAGTAACGCTTACTTATAAAATCCAGGAGGCAGCCGGTGGGATTGCGGAGGCACTGGAACTGGCAAAAGGATTTGTACCCTCGGGTGAACGCTTCCTGGTACTGCTGGGAGACAACCTTTTTCTGGATGACTTAACGCCTTATGTCGATAGTTACCTTCGGCAGCCTGCGGGTACGGCTAAGGTGCTGCTCAAACCGGTTAATGACGCACGACGATACGGTGTCCCGGTGTTCGATAGTCAAAATTCTGCTTGGATCGCCTACATTGAAGAAAAGCCGCAGCATCCGAAGACGGGGTATTGTGTGACTGGCATTTATATGTACGATGAGGCTGTGTTCGACATTATTAGGCGGGTGTCTCCTTCCAATAGAGGAGAGCTCGAAATCACCGATGTGAATAATATCTATGCCGCAGACCGCAAGCTCAGCTATGATATCTTGAAAGAGTGGTGGAGCGATGCGGGAACGTTTCAGTCTCTGCGTGAGGCTGGGGAGAAACTGAGAGATGCGCTGCCTTAA
- a CDS encoding LTA synthase family protein gives MRNKMLGLGRVQFYRVTCLLFLKLLLLRMLFFNRIALGWVASDAASILLLMGILYLITPHRMKTAVFWGFNALLSLVLFAASVYFNHFGSVPTYLALSELDQVFEIRESVGSTIELVDYLFFADIVIFLGAAMYRKWSRGSGLSRNAYVSPTAHRVHLVVLMIAIVGGLSLSTYSIHSTKGITNELVQAESTGFLNYEFVAAVESKEDKSLIGTGDISETVAKVAALETTFNYKDETAAGAAPAYFGSQKGKNVIVIQMEALQNFAMFQSLGGQELTPVLNKLAKESMYFPHVFQQIGPGNTSDAEFMSNTSIYPIGSQAMSTSFGDRVLPSLPRLLRDKGYEAYTFHVNKVGFWNRKELYPALGFTSYFDQPYFTNDHLNAFGASDEQLYITGLNKLSELKKQEKPFYAQFITVSGHHPFKIPKSFKKITVPENMKGGVLGDYLTAVNYTDYAVGTLIEGLKKNGLWDNSVVVLYGDHFGLQPKVVSSEQIHEALGIKYDNRISRYNIPLIVHAPGMKQGRVVDTTGGQVDIMPTISNLLGVSLQQEGFTAFGHDLLNIDRNIIGMRYYLPTGSFFNNDILFVPGKAFNDGVAMSLKTLEPVGDFSKYEDDYKYIMKLMRLSDEYVKRLPQR, from the coding sequence ATGAGAAATAAAATGCTTGGGCTCGGTAGAGTTCAATTTTATAGGGTTACGTGTTTACTATTCCTTAAGCTGCTATTGCTCAGAATGTTATTCTTTAATCGCATTGCCTTGGGGTGGGTCGCATCGGATGCGGCATCTATACTGCTATTGATGGGGATTTTATATCTCATTACCCCGCACCGGATGAAAACTGCGGTATTCTGGGGATTTAATGCACTGCTGTCTCTGGTACTCTTCGCGGCTAGTGTTTATTTTAATCATTTCGGATCTGTTCCGACCTACCTAGCGCTGTCTGAATTGGATCAGGTCTTCGAGATCAGGGAAAGTGTGGGTTCCACGATAGAGCTTGTTGATTATTTGTTTTTCGCAGATATTGTAATTTTCCTTGGAGCTGCCATGTATCGTAAATGGAGCCGGGGTTCGGGCCTAAGCCGGAATGCTTATGTCTCACCCACTGCACACCGAGTTCATCTCGTAGTACTTATGATAGCTATCGTTGGAGGGCTTTCCTTATCTACCTACTCTATTCATTCAACGAAAGGAATTACGAATGAGTTGGTTCAGGCAGAAAGCACCGGTTTCTTGAATTATGAGTTCGTTGCTGCGGTAGAAAGTAAAGAGGATAAAAGCCTTATCGGTACCGGCGACATTAGTGAGACAGTTGCGAAGGTTGCAGCGTTGGAGACTACGTTCAACTATAAGGATGAAACTGCAGCAGGAGCGGCTCCGGCCTATTTTGGATCGCAAAAAGGTAAAAATGTAATTGTAATCCAGATGGAAGCCCTTCAAAATTTCGCTATGTTTCAATCTCTTGGGGGTCAGGAATTAACACCGGTGCTGAACAAGCTTGCCAAAGAGAGCATGTACTTTCCTCATGTCTTTCAACAGATTGGTCCGGGTAATACCTCAGATGCAGAATTTATGAGTAATACGTCTATATATCCCATCGGATCACAGGCTATGTCTACCTCATTTGGAGACAGGGTGCTTCCGAGTCTGCCGCGTTTACTTCGAGATAAAGGCTATGAGGCCTATACTTTCCACGTGAACAAAGTAGGGTTCTGGAACCGCAAGGAGCTCTATCCTGCCTTGGGGTTTACCAGTTATTTTGATCAGCCTTACTTCACTAATGACCACTTGAATGCATTTGGAGCTTCAGATGAGCAGCTGTACATCACGGGTTTAAACAAACTTTCCGAGCTGAAGAAGCAAGAAAAACCTTTTTATGCTCAGTTTATTACCGTTTCTGGCCACCACCCTTTCAAGATTCCTAAATCCTTCAAAAAAATAACGGTTCCTGAGAATATGAAGGGAGGGGTACTAGGTGATTATCTGACGGCGGTCAACTATACGGACTATGCTGTTGGCACATTGATTGAAGGTTTGAAGAAAAATGGATTATGGGATAACTCTGTAGTTGTGTTGTATGGAGACCACTTCGGCTTACAGCCCAAGGTTGTAAGTTCGGAACAAATTCATGAAGCCCTCGGCATCAAGTATGATAACCGGATCAGTCGCTACAACATTCCGCTGATTGTACATGCGCCCGGCATGAAGCAAGGTAGGGTCGTAGATACAACAGGCGGACAGGTCGATATTATGCCGACCATATCCAACCTGCTAGGCGTTTCACTTCAACAGGAGGGTTTTACAGCCTTCGGTCATGATCTCCTTAACATTGACCGCAATATTATCGGTATGCGATATTATTTGCCGACAGGATCTTTTTTTAATAATGATATCCTGTTTGTTCCTGGCAAGGCCTTTAATGATGGAGTGGCGATGTCGCTGAAAACACTTGAGCCTGTAGGGGACTTCTCCAAATATGAAGATGATTACAAATATATAATGAAGCTAATGCGTTTGTCGGACGAATATGTGAAACGGTTGCCGCAGCGTTAA